Part of the Vibrio sp. SCSIO 43137 genome, GCCCTGAGCGGCCAGCATACCGGCAACTTTAGCAACCTGATCCCTTAGCTGAACATAGGTGTACTGTTTTTTACTCAGGGTAACAGGTGAATCGTAAATCAATGCGACCTTGTCTCCCCGTCCCTGCTCTACATGGTAATCCAGAGCCAGCCATGCGGTATTCAGTTCACCATCAGCGAACCATCTCTCTATACCATTCGAATCCTGCTGTAATATGGAAGAGGGAAATTTATGCCATGACAGCTGCTCTGCCTGCTGTTTCCAAAACTCCTCAGGCTGTTCTTTCGCGAATAAGTACTCTTTTTCGTAGCCAGACATTTGCACACTCCAGTGTTTTATTCATCCATTGTAGAGACAGGTACACGTACCCATCCTTCCATTATTATCCTTGCACTGCGGCTCATAGTGGCTTTTTCAACCAACCATTGCCCCTGCAGCTGTACCGCACTGGCACCGACCTTTAAGCTACCCGACGGGTGACCAAAAGTGACGGAGTTTCTCTCCCCGCCTCCGGCCGCCATATTGACCAGTGTTTCAGGTACACAGGCAGCCGATGCTATGGCCACTGCTGCGGTTCCCATCATTGCGTGGTGCAGTTTGCCCATTGAAAGAGCCCGGACAAGCAAATCAACATCATTTTCAGTAACGGTTTTTCCACTTGATGTTGTATACCGTTTTGCTCCTGAGACAAATGCCACTTTAGGCGTATGCTGCCTGCCTGCCGCTTGTTCAAGCTCAGTAATCAAGCCCATCTTTAACGCGCCATAGGCACGGATTTTTTCAAACCTTTCCAGTGCCTCGGCATCGCTATTTATGTCACCCTGTAACTCCGTGCCCTGATAACCAACTGACTCCGCATCAACAAAAATGGTTGGTATACCGGCGTTGATCAGGGTTGCCCTGAGGGAACCGATACCGGGAACTTCGAGTACATCAACCAGATTACCCGTAGGGAACATAGAGCCCTCGCCATCGGCAGGGTCAACGAAATCGACCTGAATTTCCGCTGCCGGAAAGGTAACGCCATCCAGTTCAAAGTCACCGGTTTCCTGAACATATCCGTTTTTCATAGGGACATGTATCAGAATGGTTTTCTGAATATTGGCCTGCCATACCCTGACCGTAACGATTCCGTTCTCAACCAGCCTCTCCGGTGCAACCAGCCCGGCATGAATAGCAAAAGGACCGACAGCAGCAGACAAATTACCGCAGTTTCCGCTCCAGTCGACAAAAGGCTTATCTATGGATACTTGTCCAAACAGATAATCAACATCGTGATCCGGACTGCTGCTCTCTGACACTATGACTGTTTTGCTGGTACTGGATGTTGCGCCCCCCATACCATCAATCTGTTTTTCGTACGCATCAGGGCTGCCGATAACACGCATCAATAGTTTATCCCGTGCTTCACCTGCAACCTGAGCCTGCTCCGGCAGATCTTTCAGGCTAAAGAAAACCCCTTTGCTGGTGCCTCCCCGCATATAGGTTGCGGGGATTTTTATTTGCGACGGAGTATTTCCATTGCTCTCTTTCATAATTGACTCCTAAGCAAGAAAATCCTGAGCAAAACGCTGCAACACGCCACCGGCTTTGTATACTTCCACTTCATCGGCAGTATCCAGACGACAAGTGACCGTAACCCTGCTCTCTTCCCCGCTTGCACGTCTGATGACCAGTGTTAAATCTTCGCGTGGTTTTATCTCACCAATTACGTCAAACACTTCCGTACCATCGATATTGAGTGAGTGGCGGGTATCGCCGGATTTAAACTGCAGCGGAAGCACGCCCATTCCTACAAGGTTTGTTCTGTGAATTCGTTCAAACCCTTCTGCGACAATGGTCTCCACTCCGGCTAAACGCACCCCTTTGGCTGCCCAGTCCCGCGAAGAGCCCTGACCATAATCGGCACCGGCTACAATGATTAGTGGCTGACCGCGATCCATATAGGTTTCTATGGCTTCCCACATACGCATAACCTTGCCTTCCGGCTCTACTCTGGCGTAAGAACCCTGTTTAACTTCGCCGTTCTCTTTAACCATCTCGTTAAACAGTTTAGGGTTGGCGAAGGTTGCCCGTTGGGCTGTCAGGTGATCGCCCCTGTGGGTGGCGTAGGAGTTAAAATCCTCTTCCGGAACTCCCATTTTCGCCAGGTATTCACCGGCAGCACTTGATGCCAGAATGGCGTTTGAAGGAGACAGATGATCCGTAGTGATATTGTCAGGTAACACAGCTAAAGGACGCATACCTGATAAGGTACGTTCTTTAGCAAGAGCGCCTTCCCAGTAAGGCGGCCGACGGATATAGGTACTCATTTCCCGCCAGTCGTACAGAGGATCACTGTTAGTTTTCTCATCATCCAGCTTAAACATCTGAATATAAACTTGATTGAACTGCTCAGGCTTAACGCAACTGCTGACCACCTGATCAATCTCTTCATCTGTCGGCCAGAGATCATTGAGATAGATTGGATTTCCTTTTGAGTCCGTTCCCAGGGCGTCGCTTTCGATATCAAAGCGCATGGTTCCGGCCAGAGCATACGCGACAACCAGCGGCGGTGAGGCAAGAAATGCCTGTTTCGCGTATGGATGAATGCGTCCGTCAAAGTTTCTGTTTCCTGACAGTACAGCGGTGGTATAGAGGTCACGCTCAATAATTTCCTGCTGAATTTTCGGATCTAACGCTCCGCTCATACCGTTACAGGTAGTACAGGCATACGCCACAATACCGAAGCCAAGTTTTTCCAGCTCTTCCAGTAAGCCTGCTTCTTCAAGGTAGAGTTTGGCTACTTTAGAACCGGGAGCGAATGAGCTTTTAACCCATGGCTTGCGGATTAAGCCCAGTTCATTGGCTTTCTTGGCCAGCAAGCCAGCTGCAACTACATTTCGCGGGTTACTGGTGTTGGTGCAAGAAGTGATTGCAGCGATTATTACTGCGCCATCAGGTAGCTCACTTCCTTCCTGCTGCCATGCTGCCGCAATGCCGCGCTGTGAAAGTTGATCCGTAGGAAGACGTCGGTGCGGATTGGAAGGGCCTGCCATATTGCGGCCAACCAGCGAAAGATCGAACTCCAGTACTCTTTCATACTCAGCAGTTTCTAAATCATCCGCCCAAAGGCCGGTCTGCTTAGCGTAAGTTTCAACCAGTTCAACTTGCTTATCGTCCCTGCCCGTTAGTTTCAGATAATTAATGGTCTGCTCATCGATATAAAACATGGCAGCTGTTGCGCCGTATTCCGGAGTCATATTCGAGATAGTGGCACGGTCACCTATGGTGAGCTCTCTTGCACCTTCACCGAAAAACTCAAGATAGGAAGAGACCACTTTTTTCTCACGCAGAAATTCAGTAATGGCCAGAACAATATCAGTTGCAGTAATGCCCGGTTGCCTCTTTCCTGTCAGTTTTACACCGACAATATCAGGCAGGCGCATCATTGACGGGCGGCCAAGCATAACGGTTTCCGCTTCCAGTCCGCCGACGCCAATTGCAATAACACCAAGGGCATCGACATGGGGAGTATGGCTGTCTGTTCCTACGCAAGTATCAGGAAAAGCAACACCCTGCTTCAGCTGAACCACAGGGGACATTTTTTCCAGATTAATCTGGTGCATAATGCCATTACCGGCCGGTATTACACTGACATTTTCAAAGGCGGTTTTACACCACTCAATAAAGTGGAATCTGTCTTCATTACGGCGGTCTTCAATGGCCCTGTTTTTATCAAAAGCTTCGGGGTCAGAACCCGGGTGTTCTACCGCAAGTGAGTGGTCAACAATAAGCTGAGTTTCAACTACCGGATTTACTTTTGCCGGGTCTCCGCCCTGCTGGGCGATAGCGTCTCTCAGGCCGGCCAGATCCACAAGTGCAGTCTGACCTAGAATGTCATGACACACTACCCGCGCCGGATACCAGGGGAAGTCCAGTTCACTTTTACGTTCGATAATTTGCTTCAGTGAGTCTGTCAGCGACTCCGGTGCACAACGTCGTACCAGATTTTCTGCCAGTACTCTAGAGGTATAAGGCAGGGTTTCATACGAGCCCGGCTTTATCTGATTCACCGCTTCACGGGTATCGAAATAGTCTGCCTCTGTTCCGGGAAGTTTTTTACGATATTGGCTGTTCATAGTTAGTTCCGTCATTTGCTCACCAGCGGGACACATCTGGGCATCCCGCTTCTGTTTTTGCTGCTAATCTCTCTGTTCGATCGGCAGCCACTCTTGTGCTTCCGGTCCTTCATAATCTGCGCTTGGGCGGATTATGCGGTTATTGGCACGTTGCTCATAAACATGGGCAGCCCAGCCAGTCAGACGGCTCATAACAAATATCGGGGTGAATAATTTGGTCGGAATATCAAGGAAGTGATAGGCCGATGCGTGGAAGAAGTCTGCGTTACAGAACAGGCCTTTCTCACGTTTCATTACCGCTTCTACTCTTTCTGATACGGCATACAGGTGGGTATCTCCCACTGCCTCAGAGAGATCTTTTGACCATTTCTTAATCAGTGCATTACGTGGGTCTGATTCACGATAGATAGCGTGACCAAAGCCCATGATTTTCTCTTTTGCATCCAGCATACGCAGAATCTCTTTTTCTGCTTCTTCCGGAGTCTGCCAATTTTCGATCATTTCCATTGCGGCTTCATTAGCGCCGCCGTGAAGAGGACCACGAAGTGTTCCGATTGCACCTGTGATACAAGAGTGAATATCCGAAAGTGTAGAAGCACAGACACGGGCAGAAAATGTCGATGCGTTAAATTCATGTTCAGCGTAAAGAATAAGAGAACAGTGCATCACTTTTTTGTGCAGTTCACTTGGTTTATTGTCGGTCAGCATCTTAAGGAAGTAGCCGCCGATACAGTTCTCACTGTTATCTTCAGTATCGATACGAACACCGTCATGGCTATAACGATACCAGTAACAAATGATGGCCGGGAACGTGGCCAGCATACGTTCTGTTGCGTGCTGTTGTTGTGAAAAATCCATCTCCTGCTCAAGGTTACCCAATACTGAACAACCGGTACGCATAACATCCATTGGATGGGCATCTTTCGGGATTAACTCAAGGGCATTTTTCAGCTCCTGAGGCAACCCCCGAAGGCCGACTAGACGAGTCTTATAATCGTCCAGTTCTTTCTGATTAGGCAGGTGACCTTGTAACAAAAGGTGGGCGACTTCTTCAAATTCGGCATTATTTGCCAAATCGGTAATATCGTAGCCGCGATAGGTTAAGCCTGTTCCTGACTTTCCTACGGTACAGAGAGATGTTGTACCTGCACTTTGTCCGCGAAGACCTGCACCACCAAGTTTCTTGTCCGACATGACGAACTCCTTCCCTTTATTTCTGAAGCTTCCCTACTGCTTTTGCTTCACTTAATTAACGTTATTGGATTAAATATCTGTTGCTAAATATGCTTTGCTGCCAGAAAACACCGAACACAATCACGCATAAACCCTTCCTTGGTGCTCCGCTGCGCCATCCATGACGCGGAGGGTTTGTTTATCGCTGTTTTCCTTGTAAAGAAGCCGCTACACATTTCAGCACAATTAATTAGTCATTATTTTTCAGAAAACAGCTGATCCAGCTTGTCTTCGTAATCGTGATAATTCAGATGAGCGTAAAGCTCTTTTCTGGTCTGCATCTGTTCAACAACCGCTTCCTGATTACCCTCATTTAACAGATGCTGATAAACCATCTCAGCCGCTTTGTTCATTGCCCGGAATGCACTGAGCGGATAAAGCACCATATCAACACCGTGATTGGCCAGCTCTTCCCCGCCATAAAGAGGTGTCTGACCAAACTCGGTGATGTTTGCCAGAATTGGCACATGCTCACCAGTGGCTGAGGATAGTGCGCTTGAGAATGTCTGGTACTGGCTTAGTTCTGTCATTGCTTCCGGAAAGATCATATCGGCACCGGCCTCAACACAGGCAATGGCGCGTTCAATGGCGGAATCAATCCCTTCAACGGCCAGTGCATCAGTTCTTGCCATAATGACGAAGTCGTCGTTATTTCTGGCATCTACCGCCGCTTTAATACGGTCAACCATCTCCTGCTTACTGACGATGGCTTTGTTAGGCCTGTGTCCACATCGCTTCTGAGCCACCTGATCTTCCATATGAACGGCAGCGGCGCCTGCTTTCTCCATCGCCTTAATAGTACGGGCAATGTTAAAAGCACCACCAAAACCAGTATCGATATCCACCATCAGAGGCAGATCGCAGGCGTTAGTGATTCTGTCTACATCCACCAAAACATCGTTCAGTGTGGTAATACCTAGATCCGGCAAACCATAGGATGCGTTGGCGATACCACCACCGGAAAGATAAATGGCCTGATGACCGACGTTCTTGGCCATCATGGCGCAGTATGGGTTAACCGTACCGACAATCTGTAACGGATTGTTTTCTTTAACAGCGAGGCGAAACTTAGCGCCCTGACTTAAACTCATGAGTGGTTCTCCTTTCCTGACTCCATCTGTTGCTCGATAAGAATTCTGCTACCGGATATATGCCTGCGCATTAAAAGTTCGGCCAGCTCTTCATCGCGGTTAGCTATCGCTTTTAAAATAAACTTATGTTCTTCAAGGGCTTTTTCTGGTCTTGAGTGAGACCGTGGTGACTGATAGCGATACATACGTAGCAAGTGATATAACTCGTCGCATAAAAGGGCTATCAGCTTTTTATTTCTGCTTGCTTTGATGATTCGGTAGTGAAAATCGAAGTCTCCTTGTTGCTGAAAATAAGATTTACCCTCTACCTGATCGATATGCTTTGAATGTGTCGACAATAACTGTTTTAAGGCGTCGAGCTCTTCCTCGCTGATATTTCTCGCAGCAAGGCGTGCCGCCATCCCCTCAAGAGACTCCCTTACTGCATACAGTTCGGACAAATTCTCTGAGGAAAAGGTAACGACTCTGGCACCAACATGGGGAATTCTCTCAATCAGACCCAGACCTTCCAGTCGCATAATCGCTTCCCGCAACGGCCCGCGGCTAACGCCGAACTGCTTAGATAATTCCGGCTCAGAAATTTTCTGCCCGGAGGCTAATTCACCACTGACAATGGCTTCAATCAGGTACTCAGTCAGGTTTTCTGACTTAGTCCCTTCTTTCTCTGCGGTGCGCCTGTTTTTATCTGCAACTAAACCCATTTATAA contains:
- the prpF gene encoding 2-methylaconitate cis-trans isomerase PrpF, which produces MKESNGNTPSQIKIPATYMRGGTSKGVFFSLKDLPEQAQVAGEARDKLLMRVIGSPDAYEKQIDGMGGATSSTSKTVIVSESSSPDHDVDYLFGQVSIDKPFVDWSGNCGNLSAAVGPFAIHAGLVAPERLVENGIVTVRVWQANIQKTILIHVPMKNGYVQETGDFELDGVTFPAAEIQVDFVDPADGEGSMFPTGNLVDVLEVPGIGSLRATLINAGIPTIFVDAESVGYQGTELQGDINSDAEALERFEKIRAYGALKMGLITELEQAAGRQHTPKVAFVSGAKRYTTSSGKTVTENDVDLLVRALSMGKLHHAMMGTAAVAIASAACVPETLVNMAAGGGERNSVTFGHPSGSLKVGASAVQLQGQWLVEKATMSRSARIIMEGWVRVPVSTMDE
- the acnD gene encoding Fe/S-dependent 2-methylisocitrate dehydratase AcnD codes for the protein MTELTMNSQYRKKLPGTEADYFDTREAVNQIKPGSYETLPYTSRVLAENLVRRCAPESLTDSLKQIIERKSELDFPWYPARVVCHDILGQTALVDLAGLRDAIAQQGGDPAKVNPVVETQLIVDHSLAVEHPGSDPEAFDKNRAIEDRRNEDRFHFIEWCKTAFENVSVIPAGNGIMHQINLEKMSPVVQLKQGVAFPDTCVGTDSHTPHVDALGVIAIGVGGLEAETVMLGRPSMMRLPDIVGVKLTGKRQPGITATDIVLAITEFLREKKVVSSYLEFFGEGARELTIGDRATISNMTPEYGATAAMFYIDEQTINYLKLTGRDDKQVELVETYAKQTGLWADDLETAEYERVLEFDLSLVGRNMAGPSNPHRRLPTDQLSQRGIAAAWQQEGSELPDGAVIIAAITSCTNTSNPRNVVAAGLLAKKANELGLIRKPWVKSSFAPGSKVAKLYLEEAGLLEELEKLGFGIVAYACTTCNGMSGALDPKIQQEIIERDLYTTAVLSGNRNFDGRIHPYAKQAFLASPPLVVAYALAGTMRFDIESDALGTDSKGNPIYLNDLWPTDEEIDQVVSSCVKPEQFNQVYIQMFKLDDEKTNSDPLYDWREMSTYIRRPPYWEGALAKERTLSGMRPLAVLPDNITTDHLSPSNAILASSAAGEYLAKMGVPEEDFNSYATHRGDHLTAQRATFANPKLFNEMVKENGEVKQGSYARVEPEGKVMRMWEAIETYMDRGQPLIIVAGADYGQGSSRDWAAKGVRLAGVETIVAEGFERIHRTNLVGMGVLPLQFKSGDTRHSLNIDGTEVFDVIGEIKPREDLTLVIRRASGEESRVTVTCRLDTADEVEVYKAGGVLQRFAQDFLA
- the prpC gene encoding bifunctional 2-methylcitrate synthase/citrate synthase, translating into MSDKKLGGAGLRGQSAGTTSLCTVGKSGTGLTYRGYDITDLANNAEFEEVAHLLLQGHLPNQKELDDYKTRLVGLRGLPQELKNALELIPKDAHPMDVMRTGCSVLGNLEQEMDFSQQQHATERMLATFPAIICYWYRYSHDGVRIDTEDNSENCIGGYFLKMLTDNKPSELHKKVMHCSLILYAEHEFNASTFSARVCASTLSDIHSCITGAIGTLRGPLHGGANEAAMEMIENWQTPEEAEKEILRMLDAKEKIMGFGHAIYRESDPRNALIKKWSKDLSEAVGDTHLYAVSERVEAVMKREKGLFCNADFFHASAYHFLDIPTKLFTPIFVMSRLTGWAAHVYEQRANNRIIRPSADYEGPEAQEWLPIEQRD
- the prpB gene encoding methylisocitrate lyase, encoding MSLSQGAKFRLAVKENNPLQIVGTVNPYCAMMAKNVGHQAIYLSGGGIANASYGLPDLGITTLNDVLVDVDRITNACDLPLMVDIDTGFGGAFNIARTIKAMEKAGAAAVHMEDQVAQKRCGHRPNKAIVSKQEMVDRIKAAVDARNNDDFVIMARTDALAVEGIDSAIERAIACVEAGADMIFPEAMTELSQYQTFSSALSSATGEHVPILANITEFGQTPLYGGEELANHGVDMVLYPLSAFRAMNKAAEMVYQHLLNEGNQEAVVEQMQTRKELYAHLNYHDYEDKLDQLFSEK
- a CDS encoding GntR family transcriptional regulator yields the protein MGLVADKNRRTAEKEGTKSENLTEYLIEAIVSGELASGQKISEPELSKQFGVSRGPLREAIMRLEGLGLIERIPHVGARVVTFSSENLSELYAVRESLEGMAARLAARNISEEELDALKQLLSTHSKHIDQVEGKSYFQQQGDFDFHYRIIKASRNKKLIALLCDELYHLLRMYRYQSPRSHSRPEKALEEHKFILKAIANRDEELAELLMRRHISGSRILIEQQMESGKENHS